Below is a window of Mycolicibacterium rhodesiae NBB3 DNA.
GTGCTGGCCAACGTGGATGCCGACCTGTGCAAGCAGGTCGCGATCGGGCTTGGCTTGCCCGCGCCGAAGGGTAAGCCACCGGCTGACACCCTCCCATCAGCCGCGCTGTCGCAGATCGTCGCCACCCCCGGGCCGATCGACGGCCGCAAGATCGGCATCATCGCGGGCGCCGACTCCGACCTCGCGGGTGTCAACAAGCTGGTGCAGGCCATTCAGGGCCTGGGGGCGACGCCGTTGGTGACCGCGCCGATCGGTGGTGTGCTGAAGGCCGGCAGGCGCAGCGTCATCGTCGAGCGGACGCTGTTGACCGCGCGGTCCATCGAATACGACGCGCTGGTGGTCGCCGACGGTACGACACCGACCCGCGACATCAAGCTGGTCGTGATGCTCCAAGAGGCCTTTCGCCACTGCAAGCCCATTGCGGCGTGGGGTGACGGAACGGCGGCGCTGTCCGCCGCAGGCATCGAGCTCGATGCCGCCGGGGTTCTTGTCGCCGGCAGCGTGGACAAGAAGTTCATTGCTGCGCTGGCGGGCGCCGTTGGGCTACATCGGGTCTGGGACCGCACCGTCGACGTGATGGCGTCCGAGGTTGCCCCGGCGCGTTGAGTGATTCGGTCAGGGTCCCGCGGTGAGTGACTTCGTCGCGGGGCCCTCCAGCAGAGTGCCGTCGGGAGCGAAGCGCGAGCCGTGCAGCGGACACTCCCAGGCGCGATCGGCGTCATTCCAGCTGACGATGCCGCCGAGGTGGGGGCACACCGGAGAGACGACATGTGTTTCGCCGTCCACCACACACTTGGCCTGCAGGTGCCATGGCGGCCCGGTCACCACGCCCTCGCCCTCGCTCGGTGTGGCGCCGGACGCGGTGATCGGCGTTATCCACCCCTTGGCCAGGTTGAAGCCCACTTCGAGGTTCGCCATCAGGGCGGTAGTCAGTCCAGAGGCTTCGTGCGGGCTCCAACTCGCGAACGCGCGACGCCAATCCATCCGGCCGCCGAGTATCTCAGACGACAGCGCCAGCGCCGCTGCGACACCGTTGGACATGCCCCACTTGTCGAATCCCGTAGCGACGAAGATCTTTTCGAACTTGGGCAGCAGCGGGCCCACGTAAGGGAGTTCGTCGATCGGGTGGTAGTCCTGGGCAGACCAGAAATGAGTTTGGACGGCGCCCGGATAGTGCAACGCAGTCCACTTCGTGAGTTCCTCGATGTCCGCGGCCACCGAGTCGGAGCGCCCGACGGTGTGCCCAGCGCCGCCGACGATGAGCTTCTCACCTGTCGAGCTGGGTGCATAACGCACCGACCGGGTAGGGGAGTCCACGGCGATGAACATCGGCCGGGTGATGTCGCCTGGCACGTCGAACGCCAGGCAGTACGAGCGCTGAGGCTTCACCCGCGCGAAAAATCCGCCGCGGTCCAGGATCGGGATGCCGGTGGCGAGTACGCACTGCTCTGCCTTCATCGAAAGCTGTTGCTGCTGAGAGTCTTCGGCGGACTCCGTCGGTTGCAGGCCGATCCGAAGCGGGTTCGTACCCGATATCGACGTGACCCGCACACCCTCCAACAGCCTGCCGCCATGGGTTTCGAGCTCGGTCACCAGGCTGTTGAGCACCGGCATGGGATCGACCTGCGCCTGGTCGCGCAGACGCACACCGCCGGCGAACGGAAACGGCGCATCGGCGTCTTCGACCCACTCGGCGCCGTCGAGTCCGGCTTCCCGTGCAGCTGCGAGTACACGCCGCGCGGTCGACACCCCATCAGCGTTCTGGGCGTAGGCGTGGTCGTCTTCGCGCTGAACGCTTATTCCGTGCTCCTCGCAGTACCGAAGCAGCCAGTCCCGACCTTCGGTGTTGCCGGTGACATACTCGCGCAATACTTCTCGCCCATGTTTGGCGTTGATACGCGACAGCTTGGTGCCCTGCAGCAGGCTGACCTTCCCGGTGGTGTTGCCAGTCGCTCCTGCCCCGACCCCGAATGCTTCGACGACCGTCACCTGCTTGCCCGCCCGGGCAAGCAGCACAGCCGTTGTCAGGCCCGTGATACCGGCGCCGACGACCACCACGTCGGCGGAGTTCTGGGCACCATCGACACCGCGCGTCGCAATGAGGGGTTCAGCCTGGTCGGCCAGCCATAGCGAGGTCATGGCGCCTGAACTACCCGGCTCACCTGCGGTCAAACGTCGCACCTTGCCTCCTGGACAGGAAAGCCTTCCCGTCGGAAGCGGATCATGGCTCCACGGCGATTACGACGGCGCTGCAACCTCGGGACTCTTTATCCAGCAACGCCGCACCCCGACCACATCCGAAGAAAATCCAATGATCAAGCCCACGAACGACTTTACGTACGCAGTCGCCGAGGACAACGACCTCTCCGGCCCCGGCGGATGCGCGAACGTCAGCGTTGAAGACACGACGGTCCCGTGCCGCGACGGCTCGACCGTCGCCGTGAACGGGGTGATGTCGGGGGCGGCATTGTCGGAGCCCACCGGGCCACCGACTCGTGGACGTCCTGTGTTCACACGGGCGCCCCTCCTCATCGGCATTCCCTGAGCCCCACGTCGAGGTGATACACAGCTGATTCATAGCCGATACATGACGGGCACATCAGTACGGTCTGCATGATCTCGACCATGAGTGAAAGCCCGACACCGTCAGAACTGGCGACCGCTCCGGTCGCCACCGCAGCACCTGTCGTTCGCGATGAGCCGCGCCGCTCCAGGGCCACCCTCGCCGCCGCCTGGGTCGGCGTCGTCGCGGGCGTGGTGTTCATCGTCGCCGTGATCTTCTTCTCCGGCTTCATCCTGGGAGCGCACAGCGGCGGGCATCGCGGACCCGGCGGCCACATGGGTGACCGCGACTTCGTGGAGTTCCACCGCGGGCCACCACCGATGTTCGGAATCCCGCCCGATGGCCAGTTCGACCGCCCTGGTCCCGGCCCCGGCGGCCCGCGCTTCGGACCGCCGCCAGGGCCGCCGTCATCGCCCAGTGGACCGCAGTCGCCGGGCGCGACACCGACACCGCCGCGTCCCTAGTGCCCACGCAATCCGTGCACGATGTTTGGAATCGATTCATTGAGGGGGAAACTCGACGGGGGAGGCCCTGCCCAGCGCCTCCTCGAGGAGATGACACCTGATGACAGACAAATACACGACCACGGACTCCGGCGCTCCGGCCCCGAGCATCGAACACTCACTGACCGTCGGCCCGGACGGCCCCATCCTGCTGCAGGACCACTACCTGATCGAGCAGATGGCCAACTTCAACCGGGAGCGCATTCCGGAGCGGCAGCCGCACGCCAAGGGCGGCGGCGCATTCGGCCAGTTCGAGGTGACGAACGACGTCAGCGCATACACCAAGGCCGCGTTCCTGCAGCCCGGCGCCAAGACCGAGATGGTTGCGCGCTTCTCGACGGTCGCCGGTGAGCGCGGTAGCCCAGACACCTGGCGCGACCCGCGCGGATTCGCGCTGAAGTTCTATACGTCCGACGGCAACTTCGACATGGTCGGCAACAACACCCCGGTGTTCTTCATCCGCGACCCGATGAAGTTCCAGAACTTCATCCGTTCCCAGAAGCGGATGGCGGCGAACAACCTGCGCGACCACCACATGCAGTGGGACTTCTGGACGCTGTCACCCGAGTCGGCGCACCAGGTCACCTGGCTGATGGGTGACCGCGGTATCCCCAAGACCTGGCGGAACATGAACGGCTACTCCAGCCACACCTACAGCTGGGTCAACGCCAACGATGAGCTGTTCTGGGTGAAGTACCACTTCAAGACCGACCAGGGCATCGACTTCCTGACCCAGGAGGACGCCGATCGGCTCGCCGGCGAGGACGGCGACTACCACCAGCGTGACCTGTTCACCTCGATCGAGGACGGCAACTTCCCGAGTTGGACGCTGCACGTGCAGATCATGCCGTTCGAGGACGCCAAGACCTACCGCTACAACCCGTTCGATCTGACGAAGGTGTGGCCGCACGGCGACTATCCGCTGCACGAGGTCGGCAAGATGACCTTGAACCGCAACGTGGAGGACTACCACGCGCAGATCGAGCAGGCCGCGTTCGAGCCGAACAACATCGTGCCCGGCACCGGACTGAGCCCGGACAAGATGCTGCTGGCGCGGGGGTTCTCCTACTCCGACGCCCACCGCGCCAGGCTCGGGGTCAACTACAAGCAGATCCCGGTGAATGAACCGCACGTCGAGGTGCGCGCCTACTCCAAGGACGGCGCCATGCGCATCCGCAACGCGACGGACCCGGTCTACACGCCGAACTCGATGGGTGGCCCCGAGGTGGACCCGAAGCGCGCATCCGAGGTGCACTGGGCGTCCGACGGTGACATGGTCCGGACGGCCTATGCTCTGCGCGCCGAGGACGACGACTGGGGACAGGCGGGCACTCTCGTGCGCGAAGTGCTCGATGATGCCCAACGCGAACGGTTGGCGCACAACATCATCGGCCACGTGTCGGATGGTGTGCGGGAGCCGGTGCTGTCACGGGTGTTCGAGTACTGGACCAACGTCGACCCCGATCTCGGGAAGAAGGTCGAGGAAGGTGTGCGTGCCAGCCTGAACGGCTGACCCCCTCGCCGAGCGCACGCTTGTTTGCAGCCCTTCCCGGGATTTGTGTGCAACAAGCGAGCGATCGGCGTAGGTCGACGGGCGTCTTGCCGTCGGCGCCACGGCTGGCATGATCAAGCCCATGAGCATCGAAGTCCTATTCACGTCAGAGTCCACCGCAACCGGAGGCGGCCGCGAAGGCCATGTGAAGTCCTCGACGGGCCGTATCGATCAGAACACCAACCATCCGAAGGAGATGGGTGGCAGCGGCGAGGGCACCAACCCCGAGGAGCTGTTCTCGGCCGGTTATGCCGCCTGTTTCCTCGGTGCCCTCCGCGCCGTCGCCGGCAAGGAGAAGATTCAGGTCGACGATGCCAGCGCGATCACCGCGCAGGTCGGCTTCGGCAAGGATCCCGATGGTGGATTCGCCATCAACGCCCATCTGATCGGCTATCTGCCCGGCTTCGAGCAGGCCGCCGCGGAGGAGCTGATGGAGAAGGCCCACCAGTTCTGCCCCTACTCCAAGGCCACCCGCGGCAACATCGACGTCAAGCTGTCGGCGAAGGTCTAGCCCCGTGCTTCCCCGGCGGCTCGCCGCCCTGGCCGGCGTCGGCGTCGCCGCGGTCCTGTCGCTGGCGGGCCCGCCCGGGGAGGCTACGGCTCGGCCGTCGGACCCGGGCGTGGTGAATTACGCTGTGCTGCCGAAGGGTTCGGTGGGCAACATCATCGGCGCACCGATGCGGTTCGAGTGGACGTACACCGCTCCGTTCCAGTCGTTCTTCGTCGACAACGCGGCGTGCAACAACTGGGCGGACGTCGGGTTGCCCGATGTCTACGCCGACCCCGACCTCGCCTCTTTCAACGGGGCGGTGGCGCAGACCGGACCCAATGATCAGACCCACTTCGTCAAGCAGGCGGTCGGCGTCTTCGCCACCGACGACGCAGCCGACCGCGCCTTCCGCCGGCTCGTCGACCGCACCTTGGGCTGCAACGGCCAGACCACAGCCATGCACCTGGACAACATGACCACCCAGGTGTGGACCTTCACGGGCGGACCAGCCACCGCGACCGACGCCGACTGGGTCAAACAGGAGGCGGGCCTCGACCGTCGCTGCTTCAACACGACCAGAAAACGCGAAAATGTTCTGCTGCAGGCGAAAGTCTGTCAGTCCGGCAACGGGGGTCCGGCGGTGAATGTGCTGGCCGGTGCCATGCAGAACACTCTGGGGCAGTAGCGCGACGAACTTCTGGGTACACCTCACCCCGACGTCACAGAAAAGTTCGTGGGAGATTGTCGGTGCGGTCTGGAAGATGTAGTGAAGGACGCGATCGTTCCCTACCCGGAAGGGGCCGGAAGATATGACCTTCGCCATGACGTCCGAGGTAGACGACGCGCGTCGCTCACCCACCGACGCAGGGTTGACCAGTGCGAACGAGGCTGCCGCCTATATCGGTGAGACCTGCCTGAACGACGGTCCAGTGGGTCAGGTGGGCCTAGAGGTCGAGGCGCATTGCTTCGACCTGCGCGACCCGATGCGACGGCCCGGCTGGGATGAACTCACCGAGATCATCAGCGGCGTCCCCGCGTTGCCCGGCGGCAGCGCGGTGACCGTCGAACCCGGCGGCGCCGTCGAGCTGTCGGGCCCGCCGTTGCAGGGACCGCTGCCGGCCATCGCCGCGATGCAGGCCGATCGCGCGGCGCTTCGTGCGACGTTCGCGCAGGCGGGTCTGGGGCTGGTGTTACTCGGCGCCGATCCGCTACGGCCCGCAAGACGCGTCAATCCCGGTGCCCGCTACCAGGCGATGGAGACGTTCTTCAAGGCCAGCGACACAGGCGCCGCGGGTGCGGCCATGATGACCTCGACGGCCTCCATCCAGATCAACCTCGACGCGGGCCCGCGCGAAGGCTGGGCCGACCGGGTGCGGCTCGCGCACGCGCTCGGGCCGACCATGATCGCGATCGCCGCCAACTCACCACTGCTCGGCGGCAGGTTCGCGGGGTGGCGGTCGGCGCGCCAACACGTGTGGGGTCAGCTCGACTCGGCGCGCTGCGGGCCTGTGCTGGGCGCCAATGGTGACGACCCGGCCAGCGACTGGGCCCGCTACGCGTTGAGGGCGCCCGTCATGCTGGTTAACACACCTTCCAGCGAAGTGCTCCCGGTGACCACCTGGGTGCCGTTCGCCGACTGGGCCGACGGCCGCGTCCTGCTCGGCGACCGCAGGCCCACGCGCGACGATCTGGACTACCACCTCACCACGCTGTTCCCGCCGGTGCGGCCGCGGCGCTGGCTCGAGATCCGCTACCTCGACAGCGTTCCCGACGCTGTCTGGCCCGCGGTGGCGTTCACGCTCGTCACCCTGCTCGACGACCCGGTCGCCGCCGACATCGCGGCGGAGGCCACCGAGTCGGTCGCGACGGCGTGGGACCGAGCCGCTCAGATCGGGCTCGGTGACCGCAGACTGGCCGATGCCGCGGTGCGGTGCGTGCACACCGCGGCGCAACGGGCGCCCGCCGCGCTCGAGGAATCGATGCAGCAGTTGGTGCGTTCGGTCGAACAGGGACGCTGCCCGGCCGACGATTTCTCCGACCGGGTCGTCAAGAACGGGATCGCTCCGGCGGTCGGTCAACTGGCGCAAGGGGACATGTGAGGCAACGCGAGACACTCGCCCGCGAACTCACGACTGCCCGCGACCGAACCCTGCGGCTGGTCGACTTCGACGACGCCGAACTTCACCGCCAGTACGACCCGTTGATGAGCCCGCTGGTGTGGGACCTCGCCCACATCGGCTGGCAGGAAGAACTCTGGCTGCTCCGCGGCAACAACCCCGGTCGTCCCGGACTCCTCGACCCTGCGGTCGAGCGCTGCTACGACGCATTCCTCAACTCGCGCGCCAGCCGCGTCGACCTACCGCTGCTGTCGCCCGCCGAGGCGAGGTCCTACTGCTCGACCGTCCGCAACAAGGCTCTGGACAGTCTCGACGCACTGTCCACCGACGCTGACGAATTCACTTTCGGCCTGGTGATCAGCCACGAGAATCAGCATGACGAGACGATGCTGCAAGCGCTGAACCTGCGTACCGGTCCCCCCTTGCTGGATCGCGGGGCACCGCTGCCACCCGGTCGCCCCGGAGTCGCCGGCGCCTCGGTGCTCGTGCCGGCCGGTGAGTTCGTTCTCGGGGTGGACGCCGTCACCGAACCGCACTCATTGGACAACGAGCGTTGTGCGCACGTGGTCGACGTGCCGGCGTTCCGTATCGGCACGGTGCCCGTCACCAACGGTGAGTGGCGGCAGTTCATCGACGACGGCGGATACGACGATCAGCGTTGGTGGTCCGAGCGCGGCTGGGTGCATCGCCAGGAGGCCGATCTGCGGGCGCCGCAGTTCTGGAACGTCTCAGGCGACTTGGCGGGCACGCGCACCCGCTTCGGACATATCGAGGACATTCCCGCCGACGAGCCCGTCCAGCACATCACGTTTTTCGAGGCCGAGGCGTACGCGTCCTGGGCTGGGGCGCGGTTGCCCACCGAGCAGGAGTGGGAGAAGGCGTGCGCGTGGGATCCCGCGGTGAACGCGCGCCGTCGCTATCCGTGGGGTGCCTCAGAGCCGACGGCGCACCTGGCCAACCTGGGTGGTGAGGCGTTGCGCCCCGCGCCCGTCGGCGCCTATCCGGCCGGTGCATCGGCCTACGGCGCCGAACAGATGCTCGGCGATGTCTGGGAATGGACCACGTCTGCGTTGCGGCCGTGGCCGGGTTTCACGCCGATGCTCTACGAGCAGTACTCGGCGCCGTTCTTCGACGGTGATTACAAAGTTCTACGCGGCGGGTCCTGGGCGGTCGCGCCGAGCATCCTTCGGCCGAGCTTCCGCAACTGGGACCATCCGATCCGCAGGCAGATCTTCTCCGGTGTCCGCCTGGCATGGGATGTCGCCTGATGTGCCGGCACCTCGGTTGGCTCGGTGCGCCGGTCTCCGTCGCGTCGTTGGTGCTCGAACCCGCGAACGGCCTCATGGTGCAGTCGTATTCACCGCGCAGGCAGAAGCACGGCCTGATGAACGCCGACGGCTGGGGTGTCGGATTCTTCGACGATGACACACCGCGGCGATGGCGAAGCGCCGCGCCGCTGTGGGGCGACGTCTCGTTCGCGTCGGTGGCGCCCGCGTTGCGCAGCGGGTGCGTGGTCGCCGCCGTGCGTTCGGCGAGTATCGGGATGCCGATCGAACCGTCGGCGTCCGCACCATTCACCGACGGCCGATGGCTGCTGTCGCACAACGGGCTCGTCGACCGCGGCGTTCTGCCGTTGTCGGCGAAGGCCGAATCGACATGCGACAGCGCGCTGCTGGCGGCGCTGATCTTCGACCGCGGTCTGGACGCGCTCGGGCCTACCATCGTCGAGGTCGCCGCCGCCGATCCCAACGCCCGGCTGAACATCCTGGCGGGCAACGGTTCTGAGCTGCTCGCCACCACGTGGGGAGACACCCTCTCGGTCCTGCGCAGGAGCGACGGTGTGGTGCTCGCCAGCGAACCCTACGACGACGACCCCGACTGGCAGGAGATCCCCGATCGACACCTGGTCTCCGTCGCCGGCTCGGACATCGAGCTGATCCCCCTGAAAGGATAGTGATGACGTTCGCACTGTCGAACTATTTGTCCGCTGATTCGGCGACCGACGCCCTGCGCCGTGACGTGCGCGATGGGCTGACGCAGACGCCGAAGGCGTTGCCCCCCAAGTGGTTCTACGATTCCGCGGGCAGCGATCTGTTCGACCGGATCACCCGGCTGCCCGAGTACTACCCCACCCGCACCGAGGCGCAGATCCTGCGCGAGCGGTCGGTCGAGATCGCGGAGGCATCGGGTGCGGACACCCTCGTCGAACTCGGAAGCGGCACCTCGGAGAAGACCCGCATGCTGCTGGATGCCTTGCGCGACAGCGGATCCCTTCGCCGGTTCATCCCGTTCGACGTCGACGCGTCGATACTGAAGGCAGCCGGATCCGCCATCGAAAAGGAGTATCCGGGAATCGAGGTCGACGCCGTGTGCGGAGACTTCGAGGAACACCTTGGCAAGATTCCCCGGGTCGGCCGCCGGCTTGTCGCGTTTCTCGGCTCGACGATCGGAAACCTCACACCTGTGCCGCGCGCCGAGTTCCTCGCCGCATTGTCTGAGACGCTGCAGCCCGGTGACAGCCTGCTGCTGGGCACCGACCTGGTCAAGGACACCGACCGGCTGATCGCGGCGTACGACGACAGCGCAGGCGTCACAGCGATGTTCAATCGCAACGTGCTGGCGGTGGTCAACCGCGAGCTCGACGCGAATTTCGACCTCGACGCCTTCGCACACGTCGCCAAATGGAACACCGACTCCGAACGCATCGAGATGTGGCTGCGCGCGACACGGGCGCAGCGCGTGCAGATCGAAGCGCTGGACCTGAGCATCGATTTCGCGGACGGCGAGGAGATGCTCACCGAGGTGTCGTGCAAGTTCCGATCCGATTCAGTCGCCGCCGAACTGGCCGAAGCCGGTCTGCGCCGCACACATTGGTGGACCGACAGCGCCGGCGACTTCGGACTGTCTCTGGCGACGCCGTGACATCTGGGGCGGGGACTCTCGCCGAGCGGTGGCGGGCCGTGCGGCCGCCCGTCGCGGGTCTGCACGTCGACAGCGCGGCGTGCTCACGGCAGAGCTTCGCGGTCATCGACGCCGCGACCCAGCATGCCCGCCACGAAGCCGAGGTCGGCGGTTACGTGGCCGCCGTGGCCGCGGCGCCGGCGCTCGACGCGGGGCGGGCGGCCATCGGCGCGCTGACGGGTTTGGACAGTGGCGACGTCGTCTACACGACCGGCGCCAACAACGCCCTCGACCTTCTGCTGTCCAGCTGGCCGGCACAGCGCACGGTCGCGTGCCTGCCCGGTGAGTACGGGCCCAACCTAGCGGTCATGGCTGCCAACGGGTTCGACGTGCACGCGTTGCCCACCGACGGCGCCGGCCGGCTCGACGTCGACGCCGCAGCCCGTCAACTGGCCGCCGACCGGCCCTCGCTCGTCCACCTGACCACGTTGGCGAGCCACCGCGGTGTCGCACAGCCGATGGCAGCGCTGGCCGACGTCTGCCGCTCACTGGATCTACCGTTGGTGATCGATGCGGCGCAGGCATTCGGCCATCTCGACTGCGCCGTAACACCTTCGGCGATCTACAGCTCGTCGCGCAAGTGGGTGGCAGGTCCCCGCGGTGTTGGATTCCTGGCGGTACGACCCGACCTGGCGCAGCGGCTGCGGCCGCGGCTGCCACCGCCGGAATGGGGGCTTCCGTCGGGCGTGCTGGAACGCCTCGAGCAGGGCGAAGCCAATGTGGCTGCCCGCGTTGGCTATTCGGTTGCCCTCGGCGAGTATCTGGCCGCCGGCCCCGCGCAGGTCGGTGAACGGCTGGCCGAGGTGGGCGCGATGACCCGCGAGGCGCTCGCCGATGTGAAGGGATGGCGGGTGGTCGAGGCGGTCGACGAGCCGACGGCGATCACGACGCTGCAACCCGTCGACGGCGCCGACCCGCAGCAGGTACGCGCGCACCTGATCGCCGAGCGCGGAATCGTCACCACCTACGCCGAAACGCAGCGGGCGCCGTTCGAGATGGCGTTGCCGGTGCTGCGCGCGTCGCCGCACGTCGACGTCACCGAAGGTGAACTCGAGGAGTTCGCCGAGGCGCTGGCCGCCGCGACCTAGTCCTTGTGGGCGGTGAGCAGAAACGCGGGCATCTTGTCCCTGCCCTTCTCGTCCTTTTCGAAGGCAGGCATCGTGAACGGCGCCTCGGCGGGCATGGCAGCCGTCATGTTGGCGTGGATGAAGGCGGGTTTGATCTCATCGATCGTCCAGTACTTCGACACGGCATCGCGTAACTCGTCCTCGCTGACGGTGTTCGGGCCGAACTGCGCTCCCGGCGGGAACGCGCCGTTGGCGAACACCAGGATGTAGAACACCGCGCCCGGCGCGGCCGCTCGGTGCGCGGAACGTAGGTACCCGTCGCCGCCCTCGATGGGCAACGAGTGGAACAGGGTGCTGTCGACGATCGTGTTGAACCGTCCGTCGTATCCGGTGGACGACGTGATGTCGTCCTGGACGAATGTCGCTGTGGTCAAGCCGCGCTCGGCGGCGGCCTTGGTGGCCGCCGCGACGGCGGTGGGTGTGAGGTCGATACCGACCACCGTCTGACCCTCGGCGGCCAGCGCCAGCGATAACTCGGCGACTCCGCAACCCGCGTCGAGCACCTCGCCGCGGATCTTGCCGCTCCGGATCAGCGCGGCCAGTTCAGGCTGTGGTTCACCGATGTTCCACGGCGGTGGTCCCTGGAAGTGACCGCTCTCCTGGTAGGCGTCATCCCATTCCATCACTTCTTCTGATGCCATGGATCAAACCTAGTTCAAGCGGACTTTCGCACCAAAAGTGTTGCGCTGTAATCCGTGAGAGCCGGGGAGTCGTCCGGCGTCTTGGGATACGGGTCGAGTGAACGCAGCTCGACGGTGTAGCCACCGACATCGTTGGTCAGCTTTTCCTGCCCGGGGGCGGGGTTGGTGTTGAACTCCATGGTTGTCGGGGTGGTGCCCTGCACTGGCTCAGCCTGGACTGCGATGCGGGCCTGGCCGGTCCAGAAGCACTCGACCTCTGTCGGACAGCGGGAATCTTCGAGCACATCGGTGAACCGCAGCCGCAGATCAGCGTCGCGGATGGCCACCTGCTGGCCGCCGTGCAGGACGAACTCCTGGTCGAGCCCGGCTTCGATGGGATCCGCCTGCGCCGGCCTGCTC
It encodes the following:
- a CDS encoding FAD-dependent oxidoreductase, coding for MTSLWLADQAEPLIATRGVDGAQNSADVVVVGAGITGLTTAVLLARAGKQVTVVEAFGVGAGATGNTTGKVSLLQGTKLSRINAKHGREVLREYVTGNTEGRDWLLRYCEEHGISVQREDDHAYAQNADGVSTARRVLAAAREAGLDGAEWVEDADAPFPFAGGVRLRDQAQVDPMPVLNSLVTELETHGGRLLEGVRVTSISGTNPLRIGLQPTESAEDSQQQQLSMKAEQCVLATGIPILDRGGFFARVKPQRSYCLAFDVPGDITRPMFIAVDSPTRSVRYAPSSTGEKLIVGGAGHTVGRSDSVAADIEELTKWTALHYPGAVQTHFWSAQDYHPIDELPYVGPLLPKFEKIFVATGFDKWGMSNGVAAALALSSEILGGRMDWRRAFASWSPHEASGLTTALMANLEVGFNLAKGWITPITASGATPSEGEGVVTGPPWHLQAKCVVDGETHVVSPVCPHLGGIVSWNDADRAWECPLHGSRFAPDGTLLEGPATKSLTAGP
- a CDS encoding catalase, translated to MTDKYTTTDSGAPAPSIEHSLTVGPDGPILLQDHYLIEQMANFNRERIPERQPHAKGGGAFGQFEVTNDVSAYTKAAFLQPGAKTEMVARFSTVAGERGSPDTWRDPRGFALKFYTSDGNFDMVGNNTPVFFIRDPMKFQNFIRSQKRMAANNLRDHHMQWDFWTLSPESAHQVTWLMGDRGIPKTWRNMNGYSSHTYSWVNANDELFWVKYHFKTDQGIDFLTQEDADRLAGEDGDYHQRDLFTSIEDGNFPSWTLHVQIMPFEDAKTYRYNPFDLTKVWPHGDYPLHEVGKMTLNRNVEDYHAQIEQAAFEPNNIVPGTGLSPDKMLLARGFSYSDAHRARLGVNYKQIPVNEPHVEVRAYSKDGAMRIRNATDPVYTPNSMGGPEVDPKRASEVHWASDGDMVRTAYALRAEDDDWGQAGTLVREVLDDAQRERLAHNIIGHVSDGVREPVLSRVFEYWTNVDPDLGKKVEEGVRASLNG
- a CDS encoding organic hydroperoxide resistance protein, producing MSIEVLFTSESTATGGGREGHVKSSTGRIDQNTNHPKEMGGSGEGTNPEELFSAGYAACFLGALRAVAGKEKIQVDDASAITAQVGFGKDPDGGFAINAHLIGYLPGFEQAAAEELMEKAHQFCPYSKATRGNIDVKLSAKV
- a CDS encoding sensor domain-containing protein; the encoded protein is MLPRRLAALAGVGVAAVLSLAGPPGEATARPSDPGVVNYAVLPKGSVGNIIGAPMRFEWTYTAPFQSFFVDNAACNNWADVGLPDVYADPDLASFNGAVAQTGPNDQTHFVKQAVGVFATDDAADRAFRRLVDRTLGCNGQTTAMHLDNMTTQVWTFTGGPATATDADWVKQEAGLDRRCFNTTRKRENVLLQAKVCQSGNGGPAVNVLAGAMQNTLGQ
- the egtA gene encoding ergothioneine biosynthesis glutamate--cysteine ligase EgtA, with translation MTSEVDDARRSPTDAGLTSANEAAAYIGETCLNDGPVGQVGLEVEAHCFDLRDPMRRPGWDELTEIISGVPALPGGSAVTVEPGGAVELSGPPLQGPLPAIAAMQADRAALRATFAQAGLGLVLLGADPLRPARRVNPGARYQAMETFFKASDTGAAGAAMMTSTASIQINLDAGPREGWADRVRLAHALGPTMIAIAANSPLLGGRFAGWRSARQHVWGQLDSARCGPVLGANGDDPASDWARYALRAPVMLVNTPSSEVLPVTTWVPFADWADGRVLLGDRRPTRDDLDYHLTTLFPPVRPRRWLEIRYLDSVPDAVWPAVAFTLVTLLDDPVAADIAAEATESVATAWDRAAQIGLGDRRLADAAVRCVHTAAQRAPAALEESMQQLVRSVEQGRCPADDFSDRVVKNGIAPAVGQLAQGDM
- the egtB gene encoding ergothioneine biosynthesis protein EgtB, whose protein sequence is MRQRETLARELTTARDRTLRLVDFDDAELHRQYDPLMSPLVWDLAHIGWQEELWLLRGNNPGRPGLLDPAVERCYDAFLNSRASRVDLPLLSPAEARSYCSTVRNKALDSLDALSTDADEFTFGLVISHENQHDETMLQALNLRTGPPLLDRGAPLPPGRPGVAGASVLVPAGEFVLGVDAVTEPHSLDNERCAHVVDVPAFRIGTVPVTNGEWRQFIDDGGYDDQRWWSERGWVHRQEADLRAPQFWNVSGDLAGTRTRFGHIEDIPADEPVQHITFFEAEAYASWAGARLPTEQEWEKACAWDPAVNARRRYPWGASEPTAHLANLGGEALRPAPVGAYPAGASAYGAEQMLGDVWEWTTSALRPWPGFTPMLYEQYSAPFFDGDYKVLRGGSWAVAPSILRPSFRNWDHPIRRQIFSGVRLAWDVA
- the egtC gene encoding ergothioneine biosynthesis protein EgtC; this translates as MCRHLGWLGAPVSVASLVLEPANGLMVQSYSPRRQKHGLMNADGWGVGFFDDDTPRRWRSAAPLWGDVSFASVAPALRSGCVVAAVRSASIGMPIEPSASAPFTDGRWLLSHNGLVDRGVLPLSAKAESTCDSALLAALIFDRGLDALGPTIVEVAAADPNARLNILAGNGSELLATTWGDTLSVLRRSDGVVLASEPYDDDPDWQEIPDRHLVSVAGSDIELIPLKG
- the egtD gene encoding L-histidine N(alpha)-methyltransferase is translated as MTFALSNYLSADSATDALRRDVRDGLTQTPKALPPKWFYDSAGSDLFDRITRLPEYYPTRTEAQILRERSVEIAEASGADTLVELGSGTSEKTRMLLDALRDSGSLRRFIPFDVDASILKAAGSAIEKEYPGIEVDAVCGDFEEHLGKIPRVGRRLVAFLGSTIGNLTPVPRAEFLAALSETLQPGDSLLLGTDLVKDTDRLIAAYDDSAGVTAMFNRNVLAVVNRELDANFDLDAFAHVAKWNTDSERIEMWLRATRAQRVQIEALDLSIDFADGEEMLTEVSCKFRSDSVAAELAEAGLRRTHWWTDSAGDFGLSLATP